One Brassica napus cultivar Da-Ae chromosome C2, Da-Ae, whole genome shotgun sequence DNA window includes the following coding sequences:
- the LOC125581753 gene encoding secreted RxLR effector protein 161-like gives MIGRSLNIESDPFRPCEDSEKILGPEVPYMSAIGGLLYLANCTRPDIAFATNLLARYSSAPTRRHWDGIKHLFRYLQGTVDLGLMYFRKPEFGMVGFADAGYLSDPHKARSQTGYVFTIGGTAISWRSQKQTLVATSSNHAETIALHEACRECVWLRSMSHHIQESSGMVNEKVPTKIFEDNSACVAQLKEGYIKSDRTKHIPPRFFSYIRELEKNKEVDIEYVRSCDNPSDLFTKALPTTIFRKHVYGIGMRHLRDL, from the coding sequence atgATTGGTAGATCTCTCAATATTGAGAGTGATCCTTTTAGGCCCTGCGAAGATAGCGAGAAGATATTAGGTCCAGAAGTACCTTATATGAGTGCTATCGGTGGGCTGTTATATCTTGCAAACTGTACCAGACCAGATATAGCTTTTGCTACTAATCTACTTGCGAGATATAGTTCTGCTCCTACTCGCAGACATTGGGACGGAATAAAGCACTTATTCCGTTACCTTCAAGGTACAGTTGATTTAGGGTTAATGTATTTTAGAAAAcccgagtttggtatggttggttttgcagatgcggGATACTTATCAGATCCTCATAAGGCTCGATCGCAAACCggctatgtttttacaattggtggAACCGCGATCTCTTGGCGGTCCCAGAAACAAACTCTGGTTGCAACCTCTTCGAATCACGCAGAAACTATCGCGCTTCacgaagcatgtcgagaatgtgtGTGGCTTCGGTCAATGAGTCACCACATACAAGAATCAAGTGGAATGGTCAACGAGAAAGTGccgacgaaaatatttgaagataatTCGGCTTGTGTCGCTCAACTCAAAGAAGGCTacatcaaaagcgatagaacaaAGCACATCCCTCCAAGATTTTTCTCATACATAAGGGAgctcgagaaaaataaagaagtggACATCGAATATGTACGGTCATGCGACAATCCATCTGACTTGTTCACAAAAGCTCTTCCGACTACAATATTCCGAAAACACGTATATGGTATCGGAATGCGGCATTTGCGTGACCTGTGA
- the LOC106383037 gene encoding putative protein TPRXL — MVTTSSSNKSNTLLRYSKAVPSSSSSAFASSTSSTFSSPSSSFFHHRSASPTPQPMSQSFRYSLDTRSISPTNHRSISVSKKPQPKVSETSPSRRRCMCSPTTHPGSFRCSLHKNVANPHGQGTASYTGNSLNMRRSAMTNSLVRIGGVEGEWVRRALTTLIRPSSHHLKRRAAFQPRPSRLSVMSKAEC, encoded by the coding sequence ATGGTGACTACATCGTCTAGTAACAAATCAAACACTCTTCTTCGTTACTCCAAAGCTGTTCCTTCGTCTTCATCCTCAGCGTTCGCTTCCTCCACGAGCTCCACCTTCTCGTCTCCGTCCTCATCCTTCTTCCACCACCGATCCGCGTCCCCCACTCCCCAGCCTATGTCGCAGTCCTTTCGCTACTCTCTCGACACCAGATCCATCTCCCCTACGAACCACCGATCCATCTCCGTTTCCAAGAAACCGCAGCCTAAGGTGTCCGAGACGTCGCCGTCTCGGAGGAGGTGTATGTGTTCTCCGACGACGCACCCCGGATCGTTCCGGTGCAGTCTCCACAAAAACGTGGCGAATCCGCACGGGCAAGGAACGGCGTCGTACACGGGGAACAGTTTGAATATGAGGAGATCGGCGATGACGAACTCGCTGGTGAGGATCGGGGGAGTTGAAGGAGAGTGGGTGAGAAGAGCGTTGACGACTCTGATAAGGCCTTCGTCGCATCATCTGAAAAGGAGGGCTGCGTTTCAGCCGCGTCCTAGTAGGCTCTCGGTTATGTCCAAGGCTGAGTGTTGA
- the LOC106383445 gene encoding homeobox protein knotted-1-like 4 isoform X1: protein MAFHNIHFNHFIDQQHQPPPPSQQQQEHHFHESTPPNWLLRSDNNFLNLQTAASAAATSSDSPSSAAANQWLSRSTSFLQRGGGANNNNVGSGDVIDDVTTGGEESMIGERKEAERWQNARHKSEILSHPLYEQLLSAHVACLRIATPVDQLPRIDAQLAQSQNVVAKYSTMDAAAQGLISGDEKELDHFMTHYVLLLCSFKEQLQQHVRVHAMEAVMACWEIEQSLQSLTGVSPGEGTGATMSEDEDEQVESDAHLYDGSLDGLGFGPLVPTESERSLMERVRQELKHELKQGYKEKIVDIREEILRKRRAGKLPGDTTSVLKAWWQSHSKWPYPTEEDKVRLVQETGLQLKQINNWFINQRKRNWHSNPSSSTVPKNKRRSNAGENSGRER from the exons atggcGTTCCATAACATTCATTTCAATCACTTCATCGACCAACAacaccagcctcctcctccctcTCAGCAGCAGCAGGAACACCATTTCCACGAATCCACTCCTCCTAACTGGCTCCTCCGCTCCGATAACAATTTCCTAAACCTCCAAACTGCCGCCTCCGCCGCAGCAACAAGCTCAGACTCTCCTTCCTCCGCCGCCGCTAACCAGTGGCTCTCTCGATCCACTTCTTTCCTCCAACGCGGCGGGGGAGCTAACAACAATAACGTCGGTTCAGGTGACGTCATCGACGACGTTACTACCGGCGGAGAGGAGTCAATGATCGGCGAGAGGAAGGAGGCGGAGAGGTGGCAGAATGCGAGACACAAGTCGGAGATACTCTCTCATCCACTATACGAACAGCTTTTGTCGGCACACGTGGCGTGCCTGAGGATCGCCACGCCGGTGGATCAGCTTCCTAGGATCGATGCACAGCTAGCTCAGTCGCAGAACGTCGTGGCCAAGTACTCTACTATGGACGCTGCTGCTCAAGGACTCATCTCCGGTGATGAAAAGGAGCTTGACCACTTCATG ACGCATTATGTACTATTGCTGTGCTCTTTTAAAGAACAACTGCAGCAGCATGTCCGCGTCCATGCAATGGAAGCTGTTATGGCCTGTTGGGAGATTGAGCAGTCTCTTCAAAGCTTAACAG GAGTGTCTCCTGGTGAAGGCACAGGAGCCACAATGTCTGAAGACGAAGATGAGCAAGTAGAGAGTGATGCTCATTTGTATGATGGAAGCTTAGATGGGTTAGGGTTTGGTCCTCTAGTCCCCACTGAGAGCGAGAGATCCTTAATGGAACGAGTTAGGCAAGAACTCAAACATGAACTCAAGCAG ggctACAAGGAGAAAATTGTTGACATAAGAGAGGAGATATTGAGAAAGAGAAGAGCTGGGAAATTACCAGGAGACACCACCTCTGTTCTCAAAGCTTGGTGGCAGTCTCATTCTAAGTGGCCTTACCCTACT GAGGAAGATAAGGTGAGGTTGGTACAGGAGACGGGGTTGCAGCTCAAACAGATAAACAATTGGTTCATCAATCAAAGAAAGAGGAATTGGCATAGCAATCCATCTTCTTCTACCGTCCCAAAGAACAAACGTAGAAG caATGCAGGTGAAAATAGCGGAAGAGAGCGTTGA
- the LOC106383445 gene encoding homeobox protein knotted-1-like 4 isoform X2 — MAFHNIHFNHFIDQQHQPPPPSQQQQEHHFHESTPPNWLLRSDNNFLNLQTAASAAATSSDSPSSAAANQWLSRSTSFLQRGGGANNNNVGSGDVIDDVTTGGEESMIGERKEAERWQNARHKSEILSHPLYEQLLSAHVACLRIATPVDQLPRIDAQLAQSQNVVAKYSTMDAAAQGLISGDEKELDHFMTHYVLLLCSFKEQLQQHVRVHAMEAVMACWEIEQSLQSLTGVSPGEGTGATMSEDEDEQVESDAHLYDGSLDGLGFGPLVPTESERSLMERVRQELKHELKQGYKEKIVDIREEILRKRRAGKLPGDTTSVLKAWWQSHSKWPYPTEEDKVRLVQETGLQLKQINNWFINQRKRNWHSNPSSSTVPKNKRRR; from the exons atggcGTTCCATAACATTCATTTCAATCACTTCATCGACCAACAacaccagcctcctcctccctcTCAGCAGCAGCAGGAACACCATTTCCACGAATCCACTCCTCCTAACTGGCTCCTCCGCTCCGATAACAATTTCCTAAACCTCCAAACTGCCGCCTCCGCCGCAGCAACAAGCTCAGACTCTCCTTCCTCCGCCGCCGCTAACCAGTGGCTCTCTCGATCCACTTCTTTCCTCCAACGCGGCGGGGGAGCTAACAACAATAACGTCGGTTCAGGTGACGTCATCGACGACGTTACTACCGGCGGAGAGGAGTCAATGATCGGCGAGAGGAAGGAGGCGGAGAGGTGGCAGAATGCGAGACACAAGTCGGAGATACTCTCTCATCCACTATACGAACAGCTTTTGTCGGCACACGTGGCGTGCCTGAGGATCGCCACGCCGGTGGATCAGCTTCCTAGGATCGATGCACAGCTAGCTCAGTCGCAGAACGTCGTGGCCAAGTACTCTACTATGGACGCTGCTGCTCAAGGACTCATCTCCGGTGATGAAAAGGAGCTTGACCACTTCATG ACGCATTATGTACTATTGCTGTGCTCTTTTAAAGAACAACTGCAGCAGCATGTCCGCGTCCATGCAATGGAAGCTGTTATGGCCTGTTGGGAGATTGAGCAGTCTCTTCAAAGCTTAACAG GAGTGTCTCCTGGTGAAGGCACAGGAGCCACAATGTCTGAAGACGAAGATGAGCAAGTAGAGAGTGATGCTCATTTGTATGATGGAAGCTTAGATGGGTTAGGGTTTGGTCCTCTAGTCCCCACTGAGAGCGAGAGATCCTTAATGGAACGAGTTAGGCAAGAACTCAAACATGAACTCAAGCAG ggctACAAGGAGAAAATTGTTGACATAAGAGAGGAGATATTGAGAAAGAGAAGAGCTGGGAAATTACCAGGAGACACCACCTCTGTTCTCAAAGCTTGGTGGCAGTCTCATTCTAAGTGGCCTTACCCTACT GAGGAAGATAAGGTGAGGTTGGTACAGGAGACGGGGTTGCAGCTCAAACAGATAAACAATTGGTTCATCAATCAAAGAAAGAGGAATTGGCATAGCAATCCATCTTCTTCTACCGTCCCAAAGAACAAACGTAGAAG GTGA
- the LOC111202799 gene encoding auxin-responsive protein SAUR50-like, translated as MAGGIGKCSKIRHIVKLRQMLRQWRSKARSSSVRRCVPSDVPSGYVAVHVGSSCRRFVVCATHLNHPIIRSLLAKAEEEFGFANHGPLVIPCDESVFEESIRLITRSCWFTCTDSLKKNRRGGTRSKLDRLIESRPLLFTEKTIIW; from the coding sequence ATGGCTGGAGGTATCGGAAAATGCAGCAAGATCCGGCACATTGTGAAGCTGAGACAGATGCTCCGGCAATGGCGGAGCAAGGCGCGAAGTTCCTCTGTCAGACGCTGTGTGCCGTCGGATGTGCCGTCAGGATACGTGGCAGTCCACGTTGGAAGCAGTTGCAGGAGATTCGTGGTGTGTGCTACGCATCTGAACCACCCCATCATCAGAAGCCTCTTGGCCAAAGCCGAGGAGGAGTTCGGGTTTGCGAACCACGGTCCATTGGTTATCCCATGTGACGAATCGGTTTTTGAGGAATCGATTCGGTTAATAACCCGGTCGTGTTGGTTTACTTGTACCGACAGTTTAAAGAAGAACCGCCGCGGTGGCACTAGGAGCAAGCTGGATCGTTTGATTGAATCTCGGCCGTTGCTTTTCACCGAGAAGACTATTATCTGGTGA